The uncultured Bacteroides sp. genome includes the window CGGTATCGCTCATATCATTATATGAAATTGGAAGACTCTTCCTCTCGTACATAACCATGCGAACACTACGTTCGTTCTTGGACATAAAGAAAAAAACATCACCTTTATAAGGGTTTCGATGATAACTCATTCGAATAACTTCCATGATAC containing:
- the tnpB gene encoding IS66 family insertion sequence element accessory protein TnpB, producing the protein MLTVSGLKNFYYLPHFHDMRCGYARIMEVIRMSYHRNPYKGDVFFFMSKNERSVRMVMYERKSLPISYNDMSDTEKNSFESTDIGERFDH